Proteins from a single region of Chlamydia buteonis:
- the pheT gene encoding phenylalanine--tRNA ligase subunit beta, with protein sequence MRVSLSLLQRFFSSPLSVKQIIEACDHIGIETEIETLLSCSFSSIITAKIIKTIPHPNADKLVVATLFDGKQEHQIVCGAPNCRPDIIVPLALPGAKLHDHEGNPYTIKKSKLRGIESQGMCCGADELGFSHLQKTERGLFEFPENTPLGESACALLADTFIEFSLTPNLGHCASLLGLAREIAHVTNVDFILPQEFSFSPLEIITKENPSHDQSICPIFCCVKISGVFSETSPQELQHALSQLKQKSINTIVDITNYIMLTLGQPLHVYNAKTVDIDSLRAEKAKEKHCLKLLNNEEVLVPQGTAIICDKNHTVGLAGVMGSLDSSFNEVTTDIILEAAYFLPKAIRASQTHIPLHSEAAYRFTRGIDPNNVLPSLYAAIHYIQKLFPNAKVAPIHVLGSIPQSPTLTLRTEMIEQVLGVTLSNSQVHDELISLGFTVTSQNTGILSVHVPSYRHDIREEIDLVEEICRTQPWKIEKKKTPATYSPIYAFKREIVDFLAQSGLQQFFTCDLLDVETAALHRQEPDYISLQGSKHATVLRDSLLPGLLKSTATNLNRQAPYVHAFELGTIYTKKDAQYQETQSLGIILSGEAEELSWVFHERTLSFYSIKGWLERLFRHFHISSETYTIRPSEHPNFHPYQQAELYLHKHMLGRFGTLHPQLCKKAQIKHPVFFAELSVDSLLHTQKKAIPRYQPYPIYPSSFRDITLTVDESVPADSLRKKLLSFHSKWLESVSIISIYQNKNPTMQNKNVSLRLVFQDKERTLSNQEIEEEHERLLAMLNEQLDDTKGTIDS encoded by the coding sequence ATGCGAGTTTCTTTATCCTTATTACAAAGATTTTTTTCTTCCCCCCTCTCTGTCAAACAAATTATAGAAGCTTGTGATCATATAGGCATCGAAACTGAAATAGAAACACTTCTTAGTTGCTCATTCTCTTCAATTATCACAGCAAAGATAATAAAAACTATCCCGCATCCCAATGCGGATAAACTCGTGGTTGCAACCCTTTTTGACGGAAAGCAAGAACATCAAATCGTCTGTGGAGCTCCTAATTGTCGTCCTGATATCATAGTTCCTTTAGCTCTTCCAGGGGCAAAACTCCACGATCACGAAGGAAATCCTTATACAATAAAAAAATCTAAATTGCGTGGCATAGAATCCCAAGGTATGTGCTGTGGCGCCGATGAATTAGGATTCTCTCATCTTCAAAAAACAGAAAGGGGATTATTTGAATTTCCTGAAAACACCCCCTTAGGAGAAAGTGCATGTGCCTTACTTGCTGATACATTTATCGAATTCTCCCTAACTCCTAATCTAGGCCACTGCGCCTCTCTTTTAGGCCTTGCTAGAGAAATTGCGCATGTAACAAATGTGGACTTCATTCTACCTCAAGAGTTTTCATTTTCTCCTTTAGAAATAATTACCAAAGAAAACCCTTCTCATGACCAAAGTATTTGCCCTATTTTCTGCTGTGTAAAAATTTCTGGAGTATTTTCAGAAACCTCTCCTCAAGAGCTACAACATGCTCTCAGTCAACTCAAACAAAAATCTATTAATACCATTGTAGACATCACTAATTACATCATGTTGACTTTGGGGCAACCTCTCCACGTCTATAACGCAAAAACTGTAGATATCGATTCCTTACGAGCTGAAAAAGCAAAAGAAAAACACTGTCTAAAACTCTTAAATAATGAAGAGGTGCTGGTCCCACAAGGAACAGCTATTATCTGTGATAAAAACCATACTGTAGGTTTAGCAGGTGTCATGGGAAGCTTGGATTCTTCCTTCAATGAAGTAACTACAGACATTATTTTAGAAGCCGCGTATTTTCTTCCAAAGGCTATACGCGCCTCTCAAACACATATTCCCCTGCATTCTGAAGCTGCATACCGATTTACACGAGGTATCGATCCGAATAATGTTCTTCCTTCTCTCTACGCGGCCATCCACTACATACAAAAGCTTTTCCCGAATGCTAAGGTGGCTCCCATCCATGTTTTAGGTTCTATACCACAATCTCCTACTCTAACACTACGCACCGAAATGATAGAACAAGTGCTTGGAGTAACTCTTAGTAATTCTCAAGTACACGACGAACTTATCTCTTTAGGCTTTACTGTTACTTCTCAAAACACAGGGATTCTCTCTGTGCATGTGCCTTCGTATCGTCATGACATCCGTGAAGAAATCGATCTTGTTGAAGAAATTTGCAGAACGCAGCCATGGAAAATAGAGAAGAAAAAAACTCCTGCCACTTATAGCCCGATATATGCTTTTAAACGAGAAATTGTAGATTTCTTAGCACAATCTGGGCTGCAACAATTTTTCACTTGCGACCTTTTAGATGTAGAGACTGCAGCATTACATAGGCAAGAACCTGATTATATTTCACTGCAAGGCTCTAAACACGCTACTGTACTAAGAGATTCTTTGCTGCCTGGACTATTAAAAAGCACGGCAACAAATTTAAATAGACAAGCTCCATACGTACACGCTTTTGAGTTGGGGACTATTTACACTAAGAAAGATGCCCAATATCAAGAAACGCAAAGTTTAGGAATTATCCTATCAGGAGAAGCAGAAGAACTATCTTGGGTATTTCATGAGCGTACTTTATCTTTCTATTCAATAAAAGGATGGCTAGAGAGATTATTCCGCCATTTCCATATTTCTTCGGAGACTTATACAATTCGTCCTAGTGAACACCCGAATTTCCATCCCTATCAGCAAGCGGAGCTCTATCTTCACAAGCATATGTTAGGACGATTTGGGACATTACATCCTCAGCTATGTAAAAAAGCTCAAATCAAGCATCCTGTATTCTTTGCGGAGCTCTCCGTGGACTCTCTTTTACATACACAAAAGAAAGCCATACCTCGATACCAGCCCTATCCTATTTACCCCTCTTCATTCAGGGATATAACATTGACCGTTGATGAGTCTGTTCCAGCAGATTCTTTACGGAAGAAACTTTTAAGTTTCCATTCTAAATGGCTTGAAAGTGTTTCCATTATCAGTATATATCAAAATAAGAACCCTACCATGCAAAATAAAAATGTTTCCCTACGTCTCGTATTCCAAGACAAGGAAAGAACATTATCTAACCAAGAAATAGAAGAAGAACATGAGCGTTTACTTGCTATGCTTAACGAGCAACTAGACGATACAAAAGGAACGATCGATTCATGA
- a CDS encoding MGMT family protein — translation MSENLYLVSDDSKFSLSQACSQGLQIAKYPPLQVIVHFQNNAVVKTQLSVSPVFSCLFLGPGSHKAMEEIVFLCAKYSQKIDIPRSSYINTSILKKQQEMILNCIATIPFGETRTYGDIAKATDTHPRAVGAACKHNPFLLFFPCHRVIGSSGERHYCAGEQIQDILLNFEGSIS, via the coding sequence ATGTCCGAGAATCTTTACTTAGTTTCTGACGATTCTAAATTTTCTCTATCGCAAGCCTGTTCTCAAGGCTTGCAGATAGCAAAATATCCTCCCTTACAAGTCATCGTTCATTTCCAAAACAATGCTGTTGTAAAAACTCAGTTATCGGTATCTCCAGTATTTTCTTGTTTATTTTTAGGCCCTGGCTCTCATAAAGCTATGGAAGAAATAGTTTTTCTATGTGCGAAATACTCTCAGAAAATAGACATTCCACGTTCTTCTTACATCAATACATCCATTCTAAAGAAACAACAAGAAATGATACTCAACTGTATTGCTACGATTCCTTTCGGGGAAACGCGCACCTATGGAGATATTGCTAAAGCAACAGACACACACCCTCGTGCAGTAGGAGCAGCGTGTAAGCATAATCCTTTCCTTTTGTTTTTCCCATGCCACAGAGTGATAGGAAGTAGTGGCGAACGCCATTACTGTGCAGGAGAACAGATCCAAGACATCCTTCTCAATTTTGAGGGATCTATAAGTTAA
- the yidD gene encoding membrane protein insertion efficiency factor YidD, which translates to MSFKQLIQNLPTHLCCSLIHLYRWTISPLLGSPCRFFPTCSQYALQALKHHKCIKGLWLIIKRIGKCGPWHPGGIDLVPMTTLEEALDVSQVTNDDDLGDSHA; encoded by the coding sequence ATGTCATTTAAACAACTGATACAAAACCTGCCTACACATCTATGTTGTAGTCTCATCCATCTTTACAGATGGACAATTTCTCCTCTATTAGGAAGCCCATGTAGGTTTTTCCCAACCTGTTCTCAGTACGCTTTGCAAGCTTTAAAACATCATAAGTGTATTAAAGGGCTCTGGTTGATAATAAAAAGAATAGGAAAATGTGGGCCTTGGCACCCAGGGGGAATCGATCTCGTCCCTATGACGACTTTGGAGGAAGCTTTAGATGTTTCCCAGGTAACAAACGATGATGACTTAGGTGATTCACACGCATAA
- a CDS encoding ABC transporter permease, with product MESPTSFYRRFFQAYHKNFLASLSWKFVIALALVGVYAPLFASSKPILVTWEGSLFFPLFRYLWFPGFYTKAIDLFFNVLMATLPLFFIACKLFRGRTRRAIIGILTIAQVIGFIFVHQGNIQDPSGDENLKKLRAEKILSQIASSRIENIILLPKDVRTWELEKTYMSKYEQLGILIKSKYRKLQHEKLQRYCVAYEGYKGSQIPTLYYSQMKNEQVCLERLQRRLHKLHASYESALQTWYKAIDEYRPFLMALTRVEHDLNLALYNKDHNERLLSAYSSIEEEAEPFRKHLLSTRRVLEEYNKIHSTINFIQDKRAWINEESEKLRILISPLLSSFHWEDDAGGSREMNKHVRWWQLTRINRKDLLASLIFGIRIALVVGGISVAIALFIGTVIGLVSGYFGGTTDMVLSRFTEIWETMPMLFILMLVVSITQQKSLFLDTVLLGCFGWTGFSRYIRIETLKQRNMSYVLAATNMCYSHYHIMVHQILPNAIVPIISLLPFSMMAMISCEAGLTFLGLGEESSASWGNLMKEGVTAFPSESCILWPPAIMLTALLIAIALIGDGIRDALDPKLQD from the coding sequence ATGGAATCCCCGACTTCTTTTTATCGCAGATTCTTTCAGGCATACCATAAGAATTTCCTCGCCTCACTGTCATGGAAGTTTGTTATCGCATTAGCACTTGTAGGTGTATATGCACCTCTATTTGCGAGTAGTAAACCTATTTTAGTTACATGGGAAGGATCTTTATTTTTCCCCCTATTTAGATATTTATGGTTCCCAGGTTTTTATACTAAGGCTATAGATCTTTTTTTTAATGTTTTGATGGCGACTCTGCCGTTGTTCTTTATAGCATGCAAGCTCTTTAGGGGAAGAACTCGCAGGGCTATTATTGGGATTTTAACCATTGCTCAAGTAATAGGATTTATCTTTGTACATCAAGGGAATATTCAAGACCCCTCTGGGGATGAGAATCTTAAAAAACTGCGAGCAGAAAAAATCCTTTCGCAAATTGCTAGTAGCAGAATAGAAAATATCATTTTACTTCCTAAAGATGTGCGTACTTGGGAATTAGAAAAGACATACATGAGTAAGTACGAGCAGTTGGGGATTTTGATAAAGTCAAAATACCGTAAATTACAGCACGAGAAATTACAAAGGTATTGTGTGGCGTATGAGGGGTACAAAGGTTCACAAATACCAACGCTGTACTACTCACAGATGAAAAATGAGCAGGTATGTTTGGAGCGTTTACAACGAAGACTGCACAAGTTGCATGCTTCTTATGAATCTGCATTACAAACTTGGTATAAGGCAATAGATGAGTATCGTCCTTTTCTTATGGCGCTCACTCGAGTCGAACATGATTTAAACCTAGCTTTATATAATAAAGATCATAATGAGAGATTACTTTCAGCGTATTCTTCGATAGAAGAAGAAGCAGAACCTTTCCGTAAGCATCTGTTAAGTACACGTCGAGTTCTTGAGGAATACAATAAAATTCATAGCACGATTAACTTTATTCAAGATAAACGTGCGTGGATTAATGAAGAATCTGAAAAACTCCGCATTCTTATCAGCCCGTTGCTGAGTTCATTTCATTGGGAAGATGATGCGGGAGGCTCTCGTGAGATGAATAAGCATGTACGTTGGTGGCAGCTCACACGAATTAATCGCAAAGATCTTTTAGCCTCTTTAATTTTCGGGATTCGTATTGCTTTGGTTGTCGGAGGGATCTCCGTTGCCATCGCTTTATTTATTGGTACGGTTATTGGTTTAGTTTCTGGGTATTTTGGCGGAACTACGGATATGGTTCTTTCTAGATTTACTGAGATTTGGGAAACCATGCCTATGTTGTTTATTTTGATGCTAGTTGTTTCTATAACTCAGCAAAAATCCTTATTTTTAGATACGGTCTTGCTTGGATGTTTCGGTTGGACTGGATTTAGCAGATACATCAGAATAGAAACCTTAAAACAACGCAATATGTCTTATGTGTTAGCGGCTACAAATATGTGTTACAGCCACTATCACATTATGGTGCATCAGATACTTCCTAATGCAATTGTCCCTATTATTTCCCTACTGCCATTTTCTATGATGGCAATGATTAGCTGCGAAGCAGGGTTGACATTTTTAGGCCTCGGAGAGGAAAGCTCTGCATCTTGGGGGAATCTTATGAAAGAAGGAGTTACAGCTTTTCCTTCAGAAAGCTGTATTCTTTGGCCTCCTGCCATCATGCTTACCGCTTTGCTTATTGCTATAGCATTGATAGGAGATGGTATTCGAGACGCTCTAGATCCTAAATTACAAGATTAA
- a CDS encoding ABC transporter substrate-binding protein: MNKRCVIDKILKCVVVASLVLLYWSSDLLEKDIKLIKMNVRDVQEDIQELLSIVKQNNATRSLNTSRSSSLSATTCCAFIEVGDPRYPNLLSPDPYMEKTLDELVGDDFVPKGVLRTAHVGKPDNLSPFNGYDYVVKLYDLCVPGLANAHVGKHEKFAPGLALKIEEHMASDDSGDREFHIYLRPNVFWVPIDPLRFPKHVQLADHFMQPHPVTAYDFKFYYDAVMNPYIAEMRAVALRSYFEDIVSIKVENDLKFIVRWKAHTLVNEEGKEEKKVLYSAFFNTLCLQPLPRFVYQYFANGEKIVKDDSDPDTYRKDSVWAQNFSSHWSINYLVSCGAFYFSGMDDEKLIFTRNPNHYNPKEALVEKRYVYIKDNSDSLFQDFKSGKLDLAYLPPNHVDNLASFMKTSAYKNQASKGEAIREMVYPDRSYAYIGWNCYSLFFENRQVRRAMNMLIDRDRIIEECLDGRAHVISGPFSPFSPAYNQKIEGWHYSPEEAARILEEEGWIDADGDGIREKVIDGAVIPFRFRLCYYVKSITGRTIAEYVATVCKEIGIECSLLGLDTADLSQAFEEKNFDALLTGWCLGSPPEDPRALWHSEGAMEKGSANVVGFHNPEADKIIDQLSYEYDASKRMDLYHRFHEVIHEESPYAFLYSRTFSLLYKDYVKNVFVPKQRTDLIPDAQDEMVNLHTVWLDRKEEECLSIS, encoded by the coding sequence ATGAATAAACGGTGTGTAATAGACAAAATTTTAAAGTGTGTAGTCGTTGCCTCTTTGGTTTTGTTATACTGGTCGTCTGATTTGCTTGAAAAAGACATCAAGTTGATCAAAATGAATGTTCGAGATGTACAAGAAGACATCCAAGAATTACTAAGCATCGTGAAGCAAAATAATGCTACGCGATCTCTAAATACATCACGTTCTTCTTCCTTATCAGCAACTACTTGTTGTGCTTTTATAGAAGTTGGAGATCCTCGTTATCCTAATCTACTTTCCCCAGACCCTTACATGGAAAAAACTTTAGACGAACTTGTCGGAGATGATTTTGTTCCTAAAGGCGTTTTACGTACAGCTCATGTGGGTAAACCAGATAATTTGAGCCCTTTCAACGGTTATGATTATGTCGTAAAATTGTATGATTTATGCGTTCCTGGGTTAGCAAATGCTCATGTGGGGAAACACGAAAAATTTGCCCCCGGTCTGGCTTTAAAAATAGAAGAACACATGGCTTCAGACGACTCTGGTGATCGTGAATTTCATATTTATTTACGTCCTAATGTATTTTGGGTACCTATTGATCCTTTGCGTTTCCCTAAACATGTACAGCTAGCCGATCATTTTATGCAGCCACATCCTGTCACGGCTTATGATTTCAAATTCTATTATGATGCTGTGATGAATCCTTATATTGCAGAGATGCGCGCCGTAGCTTTGCGTTCATATTTTGAAGATATAGTCTCTATCAAAGTAGAAAATGATTTAAAATTTATAGTGCGCTGGAAAGCACATACTCTTGTAAATGAAGAGGGCAAAGAGGAGAAGAAAGTGCTCTACTCAGCTTTCTTTAATACTTTATGTCTACAACCCCTTCCACGTTTCGTTTATCAGTATTTTGCTAATGGAGAGAAGATCGTTAAAGATGACTCTGATCCTGACACCTATCGTAAAGATTCGGTATGGGCTCAAAACTTCTCCTCACACTGGTCTATTAACTATCTTGTGAGCTGTGGTGCATTTTATTTTTCTGGAATGGATGATGAAAAACTGATCTTCACGAGAAATCCAAACCACTATAACCCTAAAGAAGCTCTAGTTGAGAAACGTTATGTTTATATTAAAGATAACTCAGACTCATTATTTCAGGACTTCAAATCGGGGAAACTAGACTTGGCTTATTTACCACCAAATCACGTGGATAATCTAGCGAGTTTTATGAAAACCTCGGCCTATAAAAATCAAGCTTCCAAAGGCGAAGCTATTCGTGAGATGGTTTACCCAGATCGCTCTTACGCTTACATTGGTTGGAATTGTTACTCATTATTTTTTGAGAATCGTCAAGTGCGACGCGCTATGAATATGCTCATAGATCGTGACAGGATTATAGAAGAGTGTTTAGATGGTCGCGCTCATGTAATTAGCGGGCCCTTCTCGCCTTTTTCTCCTGCCTATAATCAAAAGATCGAAGGTTGGCATTATTCTCCAGAAGAGGCTGCGCGTATTTTAGAAGAAGAGGGATGGATAGATGCTGACGGCGATGGTATCCGAGAAAAAGTGATAGACGGAGCTGTTATTCCTTTTCGTTTCCGCCTTTGTTACTATGTCAAAAGTATAACAGGCCGCACTATTGCAGAATATGTAGCTACTGTTTGTAAAGAGATAGGCATTGAGTGTAGTTTATTAGGATTAGATACCGCTGACCTATCCCAAGCATTTGAAGAAAAGAATTTCGATGCCTTGCTTACAGGCTGGTGTCTAGGATCTCCTCCAGAGGACCCCCGAGCCCTTTGGCATTCTGAGGGTGCAATGGAAAAAGGCTCAGCCAATGTCGTTGGTTTCCATAATCCCGAAGCTGATAAAATTATAGATCAACTTAGCTATGAATATGACGCCAGTAAACGTATGGATCTATACCATCGTTTTCACGAAGTTATTCATGAAGAATCTCCTTATGCTTTCCTATACTCTCGCACTTTTTCTTTGCTTTATAAAGATTACGTGAAAAACGTCTTTGTCCCCAAACAGAGAACAGATTTAATCCCCGACGCTCAAGACGAAATGGTTAATCTTCATACGGTTTGGTTAGACAGGAAGGAGGAAGAGTGCTTAAGTATATCTTAA
- a CDS encoding LysM peptidoglycan-binding domain-containing protein, which yields MTRRKTIRWLKQALVLSAVLNIVFLLLFYSTIFRKDIYKLRLFSGPLVAKNCRVQKIPEDFLERLSEASLEELYRLLDEDHLLYGRPLKLWALSVAIHTYDVDVEGALSHPLTFTQLRSKGKTWLLPNIDEKEYGLVRRYLSLERYPFTTRGLFIAISKNLEQGIVDEDCLYHFCHTPEFLYLRTLLCGAEERVSSVASLARMVIRNGEEIFFSLCNENNRATAISPQQRQKVLFTYTSLGEPLAALLLLVYDEDWVLHKFTDEDLKTFVHLLPKESPYTQDFINRIVETPRSFIVEAKKAEECLTEEKTVYEDYVIKEGDSLWLIARRFGVTIEEIMRVNHLSHHRLLPGKHLKLPPKSS from the coding sequence ATGACTAGGCGAAAAACGATTCGATGGCTGAAGCAAGCATTAGTTTTAAGCGCAGTATTAAATATTGTTTTTTTACTTTTGTTTTACTCAACCATTTTCAGAAAGGACATTTATAAACTACGGTTATTTTCAGGTCCTTTAGTAGCTAAGAACTGTCGAGTGCAAAAAATCCCTGAAGATTTTTTGGAAAGGTTATCTGAAGCTTCTCTTGAAGAATTGTATCGCTTGTTGGATGAGGATCATTTGCTTTATGGGAGACCATTAAAGTTGTGGGCGTTGAGTGTCGCTATTCATACTTATGATGTAGATGTGGAAGGAGCTCTTTCTCATCCTTTGACATTCACTCAGTTGCGTAGTAAGGGGAAAACATGGTTGCTTCCGAATATTGATGAGAAAGAGTACGGTTTAGTACGACGTTATTTATCTCTCGAGCGCTATCCTTTCACTACACGAGGGTTGTTTATTGCTATTTCTAAAAATTTAGAGCAGGGTATTGTTGACGAAGATTGTTTGTACCATTTTTGTCACACTCCAGAATTTCTTTATTTGCGAACATTACTTTGTGGTGCTGAAGAGCGTGTATCTTCCGTGGCTTCTTTAGCAAGAATGGTTATACGTAATGGGGAGGAGATTTTTTTTTCTTTATGTAACGAGAATAATCGAGCAACAGCCATTTCCCCTCAACAACGACAAAAAGTTTTATTTACTTATACAAGTTTAGGCGAACCTTTAGCTGCTTTATTGCTTCTGGTTTATGATGAAGATTGGGTATTGCATAAGTTTACAGATGAGGATTTGAAAACATTTGTTCATCTTCTCCCTAAGGAATCTCCTTATACTCAGGATTTTATTAATCGAATTGTCGAGACACCGCGTTCTTTTATTGTTGAAGCCAAGAAGGCTGAGGAGTGTTTGACAGAGGAAAAAACTGTTTACGAAGACTATGTTATAAAAGAGGGGGATTCTTTATGGTTAATAGCACGCCGTTTTGGCGTAACTATTGAAGAAATTATGCGTGTGAATCACCTAAGTCATCATCGTTTGTTACCTGGGAAACATCTAAAGCTTCCTCCAAAGTCGTCATAG
- a CDS encoding ABC transporter permease, with protein sequence MLKYILKRLILIPLTLFAIISINFIILNAAPGDVIEDQSVDSFGDAGKSDKIRTYKGPDRYLQFREHYGLTLPIFFNTRPAISHAKVKSGIEKIVDSFTNKQSKKQSFSKLKIYWGDRAKFIMPALLFEANDNTKTSSYRHVAADLFIRGAIRQGIVGPGLSPEQYAYNERVSKSNALLVKLLSEEDIGIKVDFLKEWFRKEGGMEAFPYKHFSWKTFFLETRFSRYMSRVLRLDFGTLRNDPHKTVVSEVVKRLRSSLTLSVFPMTLVFILCQVFGMIMALNRNRWIDHTLNFIFLFLFSVPVFVAVPWIIDNFVINKTIPFTSIPMPYSGLKSSPEIFNQLSSLGKILDTLAHSFLPFCAVSYGAFASQSRLSRSIFLEILGEDYICAARARGVSRYDILVKHVGKNAASSLITSLASSLGAILGGALVVETLFDIDGFGRFFYQAILNRDHNVVLFSVLVGSTLSLLGYLIGDICYVLLDPRVQLGGKRV encoded by the coding sequence GTGCTTAAGTATATCTTAAAACGTCTCATATTAATTCCTTTGACGCTTTTTGCAATTATTTCAATTAATTTCATTATATTGAATGCGGCTCCAGGAGATGTTATCGAAGATCAATCTGTCGATTCCTTTGGAGATGCAGGGAAGTCTGATAAGATTCGTACATACAAAGGTCCTGATCGCTATTTACAGTTTCGAGAGCATTATGGCTTGACTCTACCCATTTTCTTTAATACTCGTCCTGCTATTTCACACGCTAAGGTAAAGAGCGGGATAGAAAAAATAGTCGATAGCTTCACAAACAAGCAATCTAAAAAGCAATCTTTTTCTAAATTAAAGATTTACTGGGGTGATAGGGCAAAATTTATTATGCCTGCATTATTATTTGAAGCTAACGACAATACAAAAACATCTTCCTATCGTCATGTTGCCGCAGACTTATTTATTCGTGGAGCTATCCGTCAGGGAATAGTTGGACCAGGCTTATCCCCAGAACAATATGCTTATAATGAAAGAGTTTCCAAAAGCAACGCCTTGCTTGTTAAGCTTCTTTCTGAAGAAGATATTGGGATTAAGGTAGATTTTTTAAAGGAGTGGTTCCGTAAGGAAGGAGGTATGGAAGCCTTTCCCTATAAGCACTTTTCTTGGAAGACCTTTTTTTTAGAAACACGTTTTTCTCGCTATATGTCGCGTGTTTTACGTTTGGATTTTGGAACCTTACGTAATGATCCGCATAAAACGGTGGTTTCTGAAGTGGTTAAACGTTTACGTTCTTCGTTGACGCTATCAGTTTTCCCTATGACTCTAGTGTTTATCTTATGTCAAGTATTTGGAATGATTATGGCGTTAAATAGAAACCGTTGGATTGATCATACGCTGAATTTTATCTTCCTGTTTCTATTCTCTGTTCCTGTCTTTGTGGCTGTTCCTTGGATTATTGATAATTTTGTTATTAATAAAACCATACCATTTACCTCTATTCCTATGCCATACAGCGGCTTAAAATCCTCTCCGGAAATTTTCAATCAATTGAGTTCTTTGGGTAAGATTTTAGATACTTTAGCTCATAGCTTTCTTCCTTTTTGTGCTGTAAGTTATGGGGCATTTGCTTCTCAGTCACGGTTAAGTAGGTCGATCTTTTTAGAAATCCTAGGGGAAGACTATATTTGTGCAGCACGAGCTCGTGGTGTGTCTCGTTATGATATTCTTGTAAAGCACGTAGGGAAGAACGCAGCTTCTTCTTTGATTACTTCATTGGCTTCATCTTTGGGAGCCATATTAGGAGGGGCTTTAGTTGTAGAAACTCTGTTTGATATCGATGGGTTTGGGAGATTTTTCTATCAGGCCATTTTAAATCGTGATCATAATGTGGTATTGTTTTCTGTCCTCGTTGGATCCACTCTATCTCTATTAGGTTATTTAATAGGAGATATTTGCTATGTGCTATTAGATCCAAGGGTGCAGCTAGGAGGTAAGAGGGTTTAG
- a CDS encoding toxin-antitoxin system YwqK family antitoxin: MKQLLFCICALSSFSCFTYGSTLKQDPSVMKETFRNNYGIIVSGRDWIKRGCDGTITKVLKDGSTLYEIYVQGLLHGEITLTFPHSTTLSAIKTYDRGRLVSHKTFFSNGLPSQEEVFQEDGSLTVTRWPDNKNNDTITEPYFIETTYQGRVIEGSYSSFNGKYTSTIRNGEGVRSNFSPNNVLLYEETFNDGVMVKRTTFYATRDPETITHYVNGQPHGLRLTYLPGGIPNTIEEWRYGYQDGTTTVFKNGCKAAEIPFVKGSKEGCELRYNEEEVIAEEVSWRNNLPHGMRKIYAAGVYKCEWYHRGRLVSKTKFERLNNAG, translated from the coding sequence ATGAAACAGCTGCTTTTTTGCATTTGCGCACTCTCCTCTTTTTCATGCTTTACCTATGGGTCTACTCTCAAACAAGATCCTTCAGTTATGAAGGAGACTTTCCGAAATAATTACGGAATTATCGTATCAGGAAGAGATTGGATAAAGCGAGGCTGTGATGGAACAATCACTAAAGTTTTAAAAGATGGATCGACTCTTTATGAAATTTACGTTCAAGGTCTTCTTCATGGCGAGATAACACTCACCTTCCCACATTCTACAACGCTATCCGCAATAAAAACCTATGACCGGGGCAGACTCGTTTCTCATAAAACATTCTTTTCTAATGGTCTCCCATCTCAAGAAGAAGTCTTCCAAGAAGATGGATCTCTTACTGTGACTCGCTGGCCGGATAATAAAAACAACGACACGATCACAGAACCGTATTTTATTGAAACTACCTATCAAGGACGAGTAATTGAAGGCAGCTATTCTTCCTTTAACGGGAAATACACCTCAACTATCCGGAATGGAGAAGGTGTTCGTTCTAACTTCTCTCCAAATAATGTGCTGCTTTACGAAGAAACATTCAACGATGGGGTTATGGTAAAAAGAACCACCTTCTATGCTACCAGAGATCCGGAAACGATTACCCATTATGTTAATGGCCAGCCTCATGGTTTACGTTTAACTTATCTTCCTGGTGGGATCCCTAACACTATTGAAGAGTGGCGTTATGGATACCAAGACGGAACAACAACAGTGTTTAAAAACGGTTGTAAAGCTGCAGAGATTCCTTTTGTAAAAGGATCTAAGGAAGGGTGTGAATTACGCTATAACGAAGAAGAAGTAATAGCAGAAGAAGTATCTTGGAGAAATAACTTGCCTCATGGTATGAGGAAAATCTACGCTGCCGGCGTTTATAAATGTGAATGGTATCACCGTGGACGCCTAGTCTCAAAAACAAAATTCGAGAGACTCAATAATGCGGGATAA